GATCAACATCATCGACGGCCGGACGGCCTAGGAGCAGAACAATGATTTGGAAAATCGCATTTAGAAATCTGACAAAAAACGCACGGCGGTCTGTGACAACAGCGCTGGCCATCGGCATAGGCGGCTTCGCGGCGCTCTTGTTCGGGGGGTTTGTGACTTCGATTTGGTTCGGAGTTCAGACTTCCATGATCCAAGAACAGGGCAACCTTCAGATTTACCGTGACGGATATCTGGAGTTCGGCGCAGCCAACCCTGATGACTATACCATCAAAAATTGGGATGAAGTTGCAAAGCTTCTCTCGAGCGACCCGGTGCTGAACAAGCAACTGGCTGTCATCACCCCGCGTATTGATCTGGCCGGTGTGGCCGGTAATGCGCAGACCGGCAACTCAAAGACCTTTATCGGGTCTGGTGTCGTGCCTTCGAATGTTGACCGGATGCGCCAGTGGGATGGTTGGTCCATCGGGCAGGTATCGCCGGCTTCCGGCCTCGGAGATCAGGTGCTTGATGGCGTCGTCATTGGCCTTGGTATGGCGAGGATGATGGGGATGTGTGGTCCGCTGAATGTAGCAGATTGCCAAGACCGCCCGGTTGAAGACGAAGCGCTGAATTCAGCAGAAACCGATTTTACCGCATTGGTGAATGATGAAGCTGAACTGACTGATCTGCGAGAAGCAGGTGCCGAGCGCCCACAGCTAAACTTGATGGCCGCAACATCGTCCGGAGTGCCGAATATCGCTCGTGTGGGAATTGAGTCCGCTCAACCACAAGCAATCCGCGCCATCGACAACGCCTTCGTCATGATGCACTTCGAGCAGGCACGCAGCCTTCTTTACGGTGACAGCCAGGAAGCAACGACGTTGATGCTGCAGGTTAACAATCCTGATCAAGTGGATACGGTTAAAACGCGCATCGAAGAAGTTCTGAACCGCGCTGGCCTGGATCTGAAGGTCTATCACTTCACCGAAGTGGACCCGACCTTCGATCGAATCTTCGGCATGTTCACCTTTATGTTCATCGTAGTGTCTGTGGTGCTGTCGATCGTCATCGTCTTCACCATCGTGAACACGGTCTCGATGAACGTAATGGAACGCGTCAAAGAGATTGGCACAATTCGCGCACTAGGCTTCCGTAAAGGGTTTGTGCGGGCCTTGTTCCTGACCGAGAGCGCCCTGATCGGCCTGTTCGGTGCGCTGATAGCACTGGGCGCGGCAGTGATCATTGCCAACCTCATCAACTCCGCCGGTGTCCAATGGACGCCACCATCGAATGCCACCCCGCTGACGGTCCAGCTGATGGTCCTCGACAACCCGATCTTCGCGATAAGCG
Above is a window of Litoreibacter janthinus DNA encoding:
- a CDS encoding ABC transporter permease, with translation MIWKIAFRNLTKNARRSVTTALAIGIGGFAALLFGGFVTSIWFGVQTSMIQEQGNLQIYRDGYLEFGAANPDDYTIKNWDEVAKLLSSDPVLNKQLAVITPRIDLAGVAGNAQTGNSKTFIGSGVVPSNVDRMRQWDGWSIGQVSPASGLGDQVLDGVVIGLGMARMMGMCGPLNVADCQDRPVEDEALNSAETDFTALVNDEAELTDLREAGAERPQLNLMAATSSGVPNIARVGIESAQPQAIRAIDNAFVMMHFEQARSLLYGDSQEATTLMLQVNNPDQVDTVKTRIEEVLNRAGLDLKVYHFTEVDPTFDRIFGMFTFMFIVVSVVLSIVIVFTIVNTVSMNVMERVKEIGTIRALGFRKGFVRALFLTESALIGLFGALIALGAAVIIANLINSAGVQWTPPSNATPLTVQLMVLDNPIFAISVVALLIIISVVASVIPTFKAARLNIVESLQRA